The segment CTCAAGACTGGAGGGGTCTATATCGCTGCGGGGCGGGACTGCTCCCAGTATGGCTGTAAACCGGCGCTGAATTTCTGGGCGGGCTGCGAACTCCAGCCAGCGCATGTTATAGTAATTGTGGTCTGCAGCCGCTGGCACGGCAAAGGTGTCAACGATCTTGAGGAAAATTTCCTCCTCGCCCTGCAGCGGCACAGATCCATAATCTTTTCCCGGCTCATAGCCCCGGGCAGAAAAATAGCCGCGGCTCCAGGTGCCCATCACAGTCATGGCCGCCTCACCCCGGGCTACCCGCTCGCATGCTTCATGCCAGGTCAATCCGGCATGGTCGTCATCCGCGTATTCAAAGAGCTCGGCCAGTTTTTCCAGAGCAAGGAAAACTTCCTGATTCTGCCAGGAACGGCGGCCGGATATCAAATCCCGATATTCAGCTGGTTCAGCTTCAGCCACCAGCAGATTTTCGAAGAGATGAGTTATCGGCCAGAGGTTGCGCGATCCCAGGGCCAGCGGTTTTTCACCTGCTTCGGATATAACCTCCGCCGTCTCGATAAGCTCAGTCGGGGTCTGGGGAGGTTTCAGTCCGTGCTCAGCCAGCATATCTCGATTATACCAGATTCTATTGGAACGGTGAACGGCCACGGGCAGCGAAAAGTATTCGCCGTCAACTCTGACCAGTTCACGCAGACTGTCGGTATAGACAGCCTCCCAATTTTTGTCCTGCCAGAGGTCGGTAAGCGGCTTTATGTAATCGCCGGCCACGAAAGTATCGCTCAATTCGGCCCCGCCGTGGACCTGAAAAGCATCGGGCGGATCTTCACGCAGAAGCCTCATTTTGAGCACGTCCTTGGCGTTTACTCCCGCTCCCCCCTCCACGGCTGCATTGACCACTTCTATTTCTCTATATTCATCCTGAAAATATTCCTGCAAAAACTCCAGCCCCTCTTTTTCACCGGGGGCGGTCCACCAGCTGAAAATTTCCAGCTTATCGGTTTCGCCTGTCGGCTGCCCGATGCTGGACTCCTGCATGAAGGCGGTCTCACTGCCAAAAAGCGGCGGTGAAAATATCATCAGTGCCAGCAGCAACGCCGCGATCGAGATCAAAATTTTACTGCGCAGATCACCAACCATTAATTTACACCTCTTCCAGCTTTGCTGATAATTATATCACAGATAGAAGATCGGTGCAGACAGAAGTAAATTTCAGCGGCTGTAAATTAAGCTGTGATCGTCTGTCTTTATCCGTTCTTTTCCAGCCAGCGCCGGGCGGTTTTGACCAGAAGGGCTGTGCCTTTCCAGAGAACCTTTTCGTCTATGTCAAATTTGGAGTTGTGATGACCATGAAATTTCCCGTCTATCTCCCCTTTACCTCCCAGAAAAATGAAGATTCCGGGAACCTTCTCGAGATAATAGGCCATATCCTCGCCGCCCATGACCGGTTCTTCCAGCTTTACTATTTCCTCTTCGTCCAAAATTTCGGCCGCGCATTCCCGCCGGAAAAACTCTGTGAATTCTTCGGGATTGACCAGCGGGGGATATCCTCTTTCATATTCGAAATCGACCTCAGCCCCGCGGCTTTCGGCCAGTTTGGTGCAGAGGTTTTCCATCCTGCGAGCTATTTTATTCCGCTCTTTTTCATGAATAAAGCGGGCGGTCCCTTCCATTGAAACCTCGTCAGGAACGACATTGAAGGCACTTCCGCCGTTTATTTGACAGATGCTGATAACACCCGGATGCACCGGCGAAATCTCCCGACTGATAAGCGTCTGGATATTCTCTATAATCGAGGCGCTTATAGCTATCGGATCGACGACGGTATTGGGCATGGCTCCGTGACCGCCTCTGCCGATCACCGTCATCTTAATTCTATCGGTGCAGGCCATCATCGGGCCGGCTTTAAAGCCTATCTGTCCATTTTCCATGCAGCCGATCACCCCGCCTGTATGCAGGCCGATCACGGCATCGACTTCAGGGTCCTTGAGAGCTCCATCCTCGATCATTTTCTCGCCGCCGCCGGCGCCCTCCTCTCCTGGCTGGAAGATGAGTTTAACATTGCCGTCAAACTCCCCAATATTTTGCGATATGATTCTGGCGGCGCCGAGCGCCATGGCTGCG is part of the Halarsenatibacter silvermanii genome and harbors:
- a CDS encoding ABC transporter substrate-binding protein is translated as MVGDLRSKILISIAALLLALMIFSPPLFGSETAFMQESSIGQPTGETDKLEIFSWWTAPGEKEGLEFLQEYFQDEYREIEVVNAAVEGGAGVNAKDVLKMRLLREDPPDAFQVHGGAELSDTFVAGDYIKPLTDLWQDKNWEAVYTDSLRELVRVDGEYFSLPVAVHRSNRIWYNRDMLAEHGLKPPQTPTELIETAEVISEAGEKPLALGSRNLWPITHLFENLLVAEAEPAEYRDLISGRRSWQNQEVFLALEKLAELFEYADDDHAGLTWHEACERVARGEAAMTVMGTWSRGYFSARGYEPGKDYGSVPLQGEEEIFLKIVDTFAVPAAADHNYYNMRWLEFAARPEIQRRFTAILGAVPPRSDIDPSSLEPGIAADRRQLEKQELLPSLAHGAAAREVFVSALNEKLNEFLYQGDIENTAAEIDDIVTTYLP
- a CDS encoding M20 metallopeptidase family protein, with the protein product MLAFKEEAKKIEDRIIEWRRELHKIPEVGLDTPKTRKFIESELEKMEIDYETGYAQNGLVALIKKGEDYENYRTFAIRTDIDGLKVEEKTGLDFASRHEGKMHACGHDAHAAMALGAARIISQNIGEFDGNVKLIFQPGEEGAGGGEKMIEDGALKDPEVDAVIGLHTGGVIGCMENGQIGFKAGPMMACTDRIKMTVIGRGGHGAMPNTVVDPIAISASIIENIQTLISREISPVHPGVISICQINGGSAFNVVPDEVSMEGTARFIHEKERNKIARRMENLCTKLAESRGAEVDFEYERGYPPLVNPEEFTEFFRRECAAEILDEEEIVKLEEPVMGGEDMAYYLEKVPGIFIFLGGKGEIDGKFHGHHNSKFDIDEKVLWKGTALLVKTARRWLEKNG